The sequence GCGAGTCGAACGGAGTGAACCGAACCTCGTCACGAGCGAAGCGAAGTGACGGCGGCGAGTCGAGCGTCTCCTCGCTCGCGCCGGAGCTCGACACGAAACTGTTCGGCTACGACGTCGGCGGTCGGTTCGGCGGCTTCCTGCCCATCTTCGCCATGATGGTCGCCGGCGAGTTCGGCGACAAGACCCAGCTCGTCACCATCGGCCTCGCCGCCCAGTACGGGGCGAGTAGCGCCATCTGGTTCGGCGAGATGCTCGCAATCGTCCCGGTGAGCCTCGCGAACGCCTACTTCTTCCACAAGTTCGCGCACGCGGTCGACATGCGAAAGGCGCACTTCGCCGGGGCGGCGCTGTTCCTCCTGTTCGGCCTCGACGTCCTCCTCTCGGTCGCCACCGGCTTCTCGGCGTGGGACGTACTCGTCGCCGCCGTCGCCGACGCGGTGACGGGACTCGCCTGAGGCGGCGGAGTGCGAACCGAACCTCCGACGACGGAACCGCGGCGTTTTTCGGGGCCTGTCGCCCATCTCTCGACGTGTTCGATGCGTTGACCACCGGACTCGCGGGCGTCGTCTTCGGACTGGCGCTGGCCGCGCCGCCGGGACCGATGAACGCCGTCATCGCCGAGGAGAGCGTCGTCCACGGCTGGAAATCGGGATTTCGGGCGGGGCTCGGCGCGTTCTCGGCCGACTTCGTCTTCTTCGTGCTCGCACTGCTCGGCGTCGTCGGCTTCGTCGAACGCTTCCCGACGGTTCGGGCTGCGATGGTCGGCGTCGGCGGCCTGCTGATGCTCTACTTCGCCTACGGCGCGGTCCGCTCGGTCTCCGACTCGTTCCGCGGCGGGACGCTCCCCGACGACAGCGCGGGCTTCAGAAAGGCGTTCGTGCTCGCGCTGACGAACCCGTACCAGGTACTGTTCTGGCTCACCATCGGCGTCGGCCTCCTCGAAGCCGGCACCGTCGACGTGCTCTCGCAGACGCCGTACGTCGGCGGGGAACTCGCCGGACGGCTCGTCGTCGAGACCGGGAGCCCGGCGCTCGTCGCGGGGTTCTTCGGCGGCATCCTGCTCTGGGTCTCGGGGTTTCCGGCCGCCCTCGTCACCGCCGAGCGCCGCGTCGAGTCGCTCGCGCCCGTCGTCGCCGGGGTGAGCGCCGTCGTCCTCGGCGGGTTCGGCGTTGCGTTTCTGTACGATGCGGCGACGCAGTTGCTGTGACCGGTGGAGGCGCGCCCGTTCTGCGGCACACGGCCGCCGTATGGCACAAACGGTTTCTACGCGGAGGGTGATTTCCGCGTATGTTCGACAAAACGACGTGGATAAAGCTCCCGCGCAACGTCCTCGTCGGGCACGGCGTCGTCGACCAGTTGGCCGACGCGGTGGCGGAACTACCCTTCTCGGGCAGTCCGCTCATCGTCACGAGTCCGACACCGAAGCGACTCGTCGGCGACCGCGTCTGCGCGCAGTTCGACGACCCGGCGACGGTCACCGTCTCGGAGGCGAGCTTCGCGGCCGTCGAGCGCGTCATCGACGCCGCCCGCGAGACTGAAGCGGGCTTTCTCGTCGGTCTCGGCGGCGGCAAACCCGTCGACATCGCCAAGATGGCCAGCGACCACCTCGGCCGAGGGTTCGTCTCGGTGCCGACGGCGGCGAGCCACGACGGCATCGTCTCCGGTCGGGGCTCGGTGCCCGAGGGCGACACCCGCCACAGCGTCGCCGCCGACCCGCCGCTGGCCGTCGTCGCCGACACCGAACTGCTGGCGGAAGCGCCGTGGGAGCTGACGACGGCGGGGTGTGCGGACATCATCTCGAACTACACCGCGGTGCAGGACTGGCAGCTCGCGAACCGCCTCAAGAACGTCGAGTACTCCGAGTACGCGGGTGCGCTCTCGCAGATGACCGCCGAGATGCTCGTCGACAGCGCCGACTCAATCAAGCCCGGACTGGAGGAGTCCTGCTGGATAGTCGTGAAGGCGCTGGTCTCCTCCGGCGTGGCGATGTCCATCGCGGGTTCGTCGCGGCCCGCGTCGGGGGCGGAACACCTCTTCTCGCACCAGCTCGACCGTATCGCGCCCGGGCGGGCGCTCCACGGCCACCAGGTCGGCGTCGGCTCCATCATCACCGCCTACCTCCACAGCGGCCCGAAGGGGCAGTGGCGCAACATCCGCGACGCGCTGGAGAGCATCGACGCGCCGACGACGGCCTCCGACCTCGGTCTCACCGCCGACGAGGTGCTCGAAGCGCTCACGACCGCCCACGAGATCCGCGACCGGTACACGATTCTCGGCGACGGCGTCGACGAGCGAGCGGCCGAGGAGGTCGCCAGCGTCACGGGCGTCATCTGATTCTCGAGAGGTCGCCCGCCGGCCGAGTCGCTGCGAGGTTTGACGAGCGAACCCGAACGCAAATAGTCGGGCCGCGCTAACCGTCGGCTATGGCAACTGCCAGCGCCAGCGGGGTCGCAAAGCAACACCCCGCGGCCATCACCGCGGTTCTCAGCGTCGTCGGCTACGCCGTCGTCATCGGGACGTTTCTCGGTGTCGTCCCGGCACGGGTGTTCCCGGAACTCACCCTCCAACAGGTCAACCGACTCGCCGACGCCATCGCGCTCGTCAACACCGTCAACACCGGCGTGCTCGTCGCCGGTTGGTACTGGATTCGCAACGACGAGGTGAAGAAGCACGCGACGGCGATGGTCTCCTCCTTCGCGCTCATCCTGTTCTTCCTCGTGCTCTACCTGACGAAGATCGGCGGCGGCGGGACCAAGGAGTTCGTCGGCCCGGAACTGGTGTACTACGCGTACCTGGCGATGCTGGCGATTCACATTATCCTCTCCATCGTCTCGGTGCCGGTGGTGTTGTACGCGCTGGTGTTGGGGTTGACCCACACCCCGAGCGAACTCCGGACGGAGACGCCGCACAAGCGCGTCGGGCGCATCGCCGCGGGGTCGTGGATTCTCTCGCTCTCGCTCGGCGTCGTGACGTACCTGCTGTTGAACCACGTCTACGACTGGGAGTTCGTCGCCGCCTTCGTCGGCGTGCCGCTGTGGTGACCGGGTGAGTCGGATGTCGGAGCCTCTCGACGCGCTACTCGACGAGCTGCACGCCGAACTCGAAGCGACGGCCGAACTCCCGATTGCGCCGCGCGCGAACGCGTGGCTCGGCGAGGCGGAAGCCGTCGCCGCCGACCTCGCGGAAGGTGACGTCGACGACGACGTGGTCTCTCGCCGCACCGCACACGTCGAACGACTGCTCGACAGCGTCGGCGAGACGGAGAACGCCGACGCCGACGCGCGCGTCGCTACCGCTCGCGCGCTCGTCGAACGTATCGAAAAACGGGTCGAAAGCTCCGGTTCCTGAACGCCTCAGAGTCGCGGAGTCGAGACGGACCGACCGCAGTCGTAACAGGCGTCCGGGAGCCACGGCTTGTTCTCGACGACGCGACACGTCTCGTCGCAGCGAGGGCAGTATGCCGTTTGTTGGTAATGTGTCGCCATACCAGATGGGCAACGCGCAGCGTTATAGTATCCACTATGTGTGATATATCGTGAACAATCCAGTTCGGACGCTGGACGAGTGGCCGCCGTTTCGGAGCGTTCGGCCGGAGCGTTCGGCCGGAGCGTTCGGCCGGAGTGCGGCGAGTACAGCCTCGCTCCCCGTCGGTCTCAACCGATGTAGCGCAGGTCGTCGTCGGTCGGGAGGCTCTGTTGCTGTTGCATCTCCTGAATCTTGCCGACGACCTCCTCCATCTCCTCGGCGCGCTCTTCGAGCGAGGCGAAGTCCACCTCGAAATCGAGAACGTGTTGGAGCACTTCGATGACCGCTCGCGCGCTCTTGGGGTCGACGAGGTAGCCGCTCGTCTCGCCCATCAGACACGCGGCGTCGAGGCCGCGGCGCTTGCCGAGACCCAAGATGAGCCCGGAGACGCCGACGATGCCGCCCGCGGGTTCGTCGGGGCGGAACTCGACGCCGGCGTCTTCGAGTTCCTCCTTCCCGTCGGCCCCGCTCACCGCGCCGAGGACGGTGTACTCCTCGACGAGTTCGCCGGTCGGCACGCCGCCGAGTGCGAACGCGCGGGAGACGCCGAACTCCTCGGCGATGTCGAGAAACGCGTCGGTGAGGCGGTAGTGGCCCGCGTTGCTCTGCGCCTGGTGGTCTCCCGTCAGAATGAGAAGATCCGTCCCGTCGACGGTGACGGCGTGCAGTTCCGCGCACGTGAGGTCGGCGACGCCCTCGTCGTCGACGCTCACCTGCGGCGGGAAGTCCGAGGAGTAGACGCGACGCACCAGTTCGCCGTCGAACTCGTCGCGGAGGTGTTCGGCGGCGAGTTTCCCGACGTGACCGACGCCCGGCAGCCCTTCGACGAGAACCGGGTCGTCGAGTTCGGGGTCGGCGACCGCCTCGATGTCGATGTCGTCCATGGCTTTATTGCCGACTGCGCCGCTTAAGAGCGCGTCGGTACTCGCCGTAGGGGTCCTCGGGGTTGAACGGGGCCGGCGCGCTGTTCTCGGCTGCGGCTCCGCACTCGGGACACGTCTCGGAGAGGGTGTACACCGGGCGGGAGTGACGCTCGCGCCACGTCGAGCAGACCCGGATGTCGGACTTCATTCGGTCTCTTCGTCGCGCTCGCGGTGGTACACCGCGGTCCCGCCGGCGGCCTCGATGGACTGACGGGCGCGGCCTGCGCTCGCCTCCAGTTCGGCTTCGGCGGTCTTGTAGTCGGGCGCGCGCACCTTGATGCGGTACTC is a genomic window of Haloprofundus halophilus containing:
- a CDS encoding TMEM165/GDT1 family protein; protein product: MNWSELLVVAFVTQLAVLPGEKVQFIIAGLSTRYRPLVVVGAASAAFAGWTALEILFGSALQAALPGVALDAFTAVLFLAFAVLLFRSAPEADAGDPTRAARSDGGESNGVNRTSSRAKRSDGGESSVSSLAPELDTKLFGYDVGGRFGGFLPIFAMMVAGEFGDKTQLVTIGLAAQYGASSAIWFGEMLAIVPVSLANAYFFHKFAHAVDMRKAHFAGAALFLLFGLDVLLSVATGFSAWDVLVAAVADAVTGLA
- a CDS encoding LysE family translocator, with the protein product MFDALTTGLAGVVFGLALAAPPGPMNAVIAEESVVHGWKSGFRAGLGAFSADFVFFVLALLGVVGFVERFPTVRAAMVGVGGLLMLYFAYGAVRSVSDSFRGGTLPDDSAGFRKAFVLALTNPYQVLFWLTIGVGLLEAGTVDVLSQTPYVGGELAGRLVVETGSPALVAGFFGGILLWVSGFPAALVTAERRVESLAPVVAGVSAVVLGGFGVAFLYDAATQLL
- a CDS encoding NAD(P)-dependent glycerol-1-phosphate dehydrogenase translates to MFDKTTWIKLPRNVLVGHGVVDQLADAVAELPFSGSPLIVTSPTPKRLVGDRVCAQFDDPATVTVSEASFAAVERVIDAARETEAGFLVGLGGGKPVDIAKMASDHLGRGFVSVPTAASHDGIVSGRGSVPEGDTRHSVAADPPLAVVADTELLAEAPWELTTAGCADIISNYTAVQDWQLANRLKNVEYSEYAGALSQMTAEMLVDSADSIKPGLEESCWIVVKALVSSGVAMSIAGSSRPASGAEHLFSHQLDRIAPGRALHGHQVGVGSIITAYLHSGPKGQWRNIRDALESIDAPTTASDLGLTADEVLEALTTAHEIRDRYTILGDGVDERAAEEVASVTGVI
- a CDS encoding DUF420 domain-containing protein; amino-acid sequence: MATASASGVAKQHPAAITAVLSVVGYAVVIGTFLGVVPARVFPELTLQQVNRLADAIALVNTVNTGVLVAGWYWIRNDEVKKHATAMVSSFALILFFLVLYLTKIGGGGTKEFVGPELVYYAYLAMLAIHIILSIVSVPVVLYALVLGLTHTPSELRTETPHKRVGRIAAGSWILSLSLGVVTYLLLNHVYDWEFVAAFVGVPLW
- a CDS encoding proteasome assembly chaperone family protein; protein product: MDDIDIEAVADPELDDPVLVEGLPGVGHVGKLAAEHLRDEFDGELVRRVYSSDFPPQVSVDDEGVADLTCAELHAVTVDGTDLLILTGDHQAQSNAGHYRLTDAFLDIAEEFGVSRAFALGGVPTGELVEEYTVLGAVSGADGKEELEDAGVEFRPDEPAGGIVGVSGLILGLGKRRGLDAACLMGETSGYLVDPKSARAVIEVLQHVLDFEVDFASLEERAEEMEEVVGKIQEMQQQQSLPTDDDLRYIG
- a CDS encoding RNA-protein complex protein Nop10 — encoded protein: MKSDIRVCSTWRERHSRPVYTLSETCPECGAAAENSAPAPFNPEDPYGEYRRALKRRSRQ